In one Culex quinquefasciatus strain JHB chromosome 2, VPISU_Cqui_1.0_pri_paternal, whole genome shotgun sequence genomic region, the following are encoded:
- the LOC6053633 gene encoding ubiquinone biosynthesis O-methyltransferase: MLSPYYGLYLVLGMVFRVTEAVIGLLKLDLVARALEAKFGNFIIGLNDSRPKEDAPTDSVSKTELDHLAKMVTFWWNKNGPAKMLHTFYQVRVPLVVEGLAETGRISKADISKPDSLKGVRILEAGCGGGVLAEDLARLGAYVVGVDPGTEMIDLAKRHLETESADLKDRLEYHAITVEEHAKKFAGTYDAIVCSEVMEHVDEKVPILEACVRCLKPGGSLFVTTENQTMLAWFMFIIVPEYILKFIPKGTHFYEKFVSPGQISKILDQYQCKTKRVRGFFYDRMFNSWSFIESDECNYGLHAVKM; this comes from the exons ATGTTGAGTCCATACTACGGACTATACCTGGTCCTGGGAATGGTATTTCGCGTGACTGAGGCAGTTATCGGACTGCTCAAGCTGGATCTGGTGGCTCGAGCTTTGGAGGCCAAGTTTGGCAACTTTATCATAGGACT CAATGATAGCCGCCCTAAGGAAGATGCACCGACAGACAGCGTCAGCAAAACCGAGCTGGACCACCTGGCCAAGATGGTGACGTTCTGGTGGAACAAAAATGGACCCGCCAAAATGCTGCACACCTTCTACCAAGTGAG AGTCCCCCTCGTAGTCGAAGGACTAGCCGAAACCGGTCGAATCTCCAAAGCCGACATCTCCAAGCCGGACTCACTGAAAGGCGTTCGCATCCTTGAAGCCGGCTGCGGCGGCGGCGTCCTCGCTGAAGATCTGGCCCGACTTGGAGCGTACGTGGTCGGCGTAGACCCTGGTACGGAGATGATCGACCTCGCCAAGCGTCACCTGGAAACGGAGTCCGCAGATCTGAAGGACCGCCTCGAATACCACGCAATCACCGTTGAAGAACACGCGAAAAAGTTCGCCGGCACGTACGACGCCATCGTTTGCTCCGAAGTCATGGAACACGTGGACGAGAAGGTGCCCATTCTGGAGGCGTGCGTGCGCTGTCTCAAGCCGGGCGGTTCGCTGTTCGTCACCACCGAGAACCAAACCATGCTGGCGTGGTTCATGTTCATCATCGTACCAGAATACATCCTAAAGTTTATCCCGAAGGGAACCCACTTTTACGAGAAGTTTGTCTCGCCCGGACAGATCAGCAAAATTCTCGATCAGTATCAGTGCAAGACGAAGCGCGTCCGCGGGTTCTTCTACGATCGCATGTTCAACTCGTGGTCGTTCATCGAGAGTGACGAGTGCAACTACGGGCTACATGCCGTTAAGATGTAA
- the LOC6053634 gene encoding intraflagellar transport protein 57 homolog: MFRHEYGLAMDRDQNGASSVSSYQVDDLMEKLKLLNYERLLLKEMKMKQINRYYFLKSFNPGEQFFMFTSICAWLIRKIGKTFDQPQEFDDPNMVISRIIRVLQEMDVPTDFQTNKLIQGAGPICVYIMDCLATQALKLTKFQLKRPECKKEDDPMVDLIENDSEIILEKVEEEQMAGASDESDDEGNGLFDLNFADQKSKKVTNKEYKVDSLTDSENWRLELERVLPQLKVVVKTDSRDWRAHLEQMRSLRSNIESATEETDGQLKKLQTDISYVMEKIESREKHLNNDLKELIQQYKQILVEYNQVNGLMKENDQEKTEKEHELSKITNELENIKIQMEQRGNSMTDGSPLINIKKAIFRIKEEISEMDIKIGVMEHTLNSEIIKQSTQYAEFDSLVMAH; the protein is encoded by the exons ATGTTCCGCCACGAGTACGGGCTGGCGATGGACCGGGACCAGAACGGTGCCTCGTCGGTTTCGTCCTACCAGGTGGACGATCTGATGGAGAAGCTCAAGCTGCTCAACTACGAGCGGTTGCTGCTGAAGGAGATGAAGATGAAGCAAATCAATCGGTACTACTTCCTCAAGTCGTTCAATCCCGGCGAGCAGTTCTTCATGTTTACATCGATCTGCGCCTGGTTGATCCGGAAGATTGGCAAGACGTTTGACCAACCGCAGGAGTTTGACGATCCCAACATGGTCATTTCGAGGATCATTCGTGTGCTGCAGGAAATG GACGTCCCGACGGATTTTCAGACAAACAAGTTGATTCAAGGAGCGGGACCGATTTGTGTTTACATTATGGACTGTTTGGCAACGCAGGCCCTGAAGCTAACCAAGTTTCAGCTGAAACGTCCCGAATGCAAAAAGGAGGACGATCCGATGGTGGATTTAATCGAGAACGATTCGGAAATCATTCTCGAGAAGGTCGAGGAGGAGCAGATGGCCGGAGCGAGCGACGAGAGTGACGACGAGGGAAACGGATTGTTTGATTTGAACTTTGCCGATCAGAAGAGCAAGAAGGTCACCAACAAGGAGTACAAGGTTGACTCGCTGACGGACAGTGAGAATTGGCGGTTGGAATTGGAGCGCGTTTTGCCACAGTTGAAGGTGGTGGTGAAGACGGATTCGCGGGATTGGCGGGCACATTTGGAGCAAATGAGAAGCTTGCGGTCGAACATTGAAAGCGCTACGGAGGAAACGGATGGGCAGCTGAAGAAACTGCAGACGGATATAAGCTATGTGATGGAGAAGATCGAGAGTCGGGAGAAGCACTTGAACAACGATTTGAAGGAGTTGATCCAGCAGTACAAGCAAATACTGGTCGAGTACAATCAGGTGAACGGGCTGATGAAGGAGAATGACCAGGAAAAGACGGAGAAGGAACACGAGCTGTCGAAGATTACAAATGAGTTGGAGAATATCAAGATTCAGATGGAGCAGCGTGGAAATTCGATGACAGATGGCA GTCCTCTGATAAACATCAAGAAGGCGATCTTCAGGATCAAAGAGGAAATTTCCGAAATGGACATCAAAATTGGAGTTATGGAACACACGTTGAACTCGGAAATCATCAAGCAAAGTACGCAATATGCCGAGTTTGATTCGTTGGTTATGGCACATTAG
- the LOC6053632 gene encoding protein disulfide-isomerase A5: MKVKYWYIFALLCALHLHSAAAKTNAKSTVVEGITDMKDLKKLFRTKNNVLVLFVSSQKEAHSTLNAFRDAAEIIKGQGTMVLLDCSNGEMKKMCKKLKAQPSPYTLKHYKDGDFHKDYDRQLTATSMANFMRDPTGDLPWEEDPVGVDVVHVPDAVALGKFLKKEVRPILVMFYAPWCGFCKTLKPEFSGAATELKPKYVLAAIDVNRPENSIIRKQYNITGFPTLLYYENGRMKHTFDGENNKAGIVAFMKNPAAPPPTKPKEPDWASEPSSEIVHLGSANFEPALKDEKSALVMFYAPWCGHCKKMKPEYEKAATIMKESKIAGVLAALDATKEQAIAQQFGVRGYPTVKYFSNGQFKFDANVRDADKIVEFMKNPSEPPPPPAPEAPWEEEQNEVVHLNDETFKPFLKKKKHVLVMFYAPWCGHCKRAKPEFGKAAEHFKEDPKVALAAVDCTRHNGVCSAYEVRGYPTLKYFSYLKTVKEYNGGRLEANFIKFLSDPTAPTAEKAAAEPYGDFPGSDKLIIMTDKTADDVLQNEDRVLVMFYAPWCGHCKRMKPDFAEVANLLVQHNVPGKVAAVDCTEHPKTAERFEIQGFPTLKYFVRGKFVKNYEGKRTAQAMFEFIRSNGASTKDEL; encoded by the exons CTATGCGCGCTGCACTTGCACTCGGCCGCGGCGAAAACCAACGCCAAAAGTACGGTCGTCGAGGGCATCACCGACATGAAGGATCTGAAGAAGCTGTTCCGGACGAAAAACAACGTGCTCGTGCTGTTCGTGTCCAGCCAGAAGGAGGCGCACAGCACTCTGAACGCGTTCCGCGATGCCGCCGAAATCATCAAGGGCCAGGGCACGATGGTTCTGCTGGACTGCAGCAACGGTGAAATGAAGAAGATGTGCAAAAAGTTGAAGGCGCAACCGAGCCCGTACACGCTGAAGCACTACAAGGATGGGGACTTCCACAAGGACTACGACCGGCAGCTGACGGCCACCAGTATGGCGAACTTTATGCGCGATCCGACGGGAGACTTGCCGTGGGAGGAAGATCCGGTCGGGGTGGACGTCGTGCACGTGCCGGACGCGGTG GCTCTGGGGAAGTTTCTGAAGAAGGAGGTGCGGCCGATTCTGGTCATGTTCTACGCACCGTGGTGCGGCTTCTGCAAGACGTTAAAGCCGGAGTTTTCCGGCGCCGCGACGGAACTCAAGCCGAAGTATGTGCTGGCGGCGATCGACGTGAACCGACCGGAGAACTCGATTATCCGCAAGCAGTACAACATTACCGGATTTCCCACGTTGCTGTACTACGA GAACGGCCGCATGAAGCACACCTTCGACGGGGAGAACAACAAGGCCGGAATCGTGGCGTTCATGAAGAACCCGGCCGCTCCACCGCCAACCAAGCCGAAAGAGCCGGACTGGGCGTCGGAACCGAGCTCGGAGATCGTGCACCTGGGCAGTGCCAACTTTGAACCCGCTCTGAAGGACGAAAAGTCCGCGCTGGTCATGTTCTACGCGCCGTGGTGTGGCCACTGCAAAAAGATGAAGCCGGAGTACGAGAAGGCCGCCACCATCATGAAGGAGAGTAAAATCGCCGGCGTGCTGGCCGCGCTGGATGCCACCAAGGAGCAGGCCATTGCGCAGCAGTTTGGCGTGCGAGGTTATCCGACGGTGAAGTACTTTAGCAACGGGCAGTTCAAGTTCGATGCGAACGTTCGCGACGCGGACAAGATTGTGGAGTTTATGAAGAATCCATCGGAGCCGCCACCGCCACCAGCTCCGGAAGCGCCGTGGGAGGAGGAGCAGAACGAGGTGGTCCATCTGAACGATGAAACGTTCAAGCCATtcctgaagaagaagaagcacgtGCTCGTCATGTTCTATGCGCCTT GGTGCGGTCACTGCAAGCGAGCCAAGCCCGAGTTTGGCAAAGCTGCGGAACACTTCAAGGAAGACCCCAAGGTTGCCCTCGCCGCTGTGGACTGCACGCGCCACAACGGAGTCTGCTCGGCGTACGAAGTGCGCGGTTATCCGACGCTCAAATACTTTAGCTATCTGAAAACCGTCAAGGAGTACAACGGAGGTCGCCTTGAAGCGAACTTTATCAAGTTCCTAAGCGATCCAACCGCCCCAACGGCGGAGAAGGCCGCCGCCGAACCGTACGGAGACTTCCCCGGCTCGGACAAGCTCATCATCATGACGGACAAAACCGCCGACGACGTGCTGCAAAACGAGGATCGCGTCCTCGTGATGTTCTACGCTCCGTGGTGCGGCCACTGCAAGCGCATGAAGCCGGACTTTGCCGAGGTGGCGAACCTCCTCGTCCAGCACAACGTCCCAGGTAAGGTGGCGGCCGTCGATTGCACCGAGCACCCGAAAACGGCAGAACGGTTCGAAATCCAGGGCTTCCCCACGCTCAAATACTTTGTCCGGGGGAAGTTTGTCAAGAACTACGAGGGCAAGCGAACGGCCCAGGCCATGTTTGAGTTTATCCGTTCGAACGGGGCCAGCACAAAGGATGAGCTGTGA